CCTGCAAGGTCTGCCGGCCGATGGAAAAGCTCGATGTGACGCCGGGATATATCAAAGATATTATAAAAGAACTTCACCAAGACCCATACCTGAGGATCCGGGATGAGGATCTGAGAGAACGAGGTGTCGAGCCGAGCCAGATACGAAGATGGTTCAAAAAACATCATAATCTGACTTTTCATACATATCAGAGGATGCTGCGCATCAACTCAGCTTTTAACAGTATCAACAGGGGTGAGACTATTACAAACTCGGCCTTTGACAGTGGCTATGAATCGCTCAGTGGATTCAATGAAAGTTACAGCTCCATTTTTGGAGCGTCTCCTACGAATGCCGGTGAAAAATCTGTCCTGAATATCGTTCGTTTCACAACTCCGATAGGACCCATGTTTGCGTGCGCCAGCGGCGAGGGAATCTGCCTGCTGGACTTTACCGATCGCAGAATGCTGGAAACCGAGTTCAAGGATCTGCGTAAACGACTGAACGCGGTGATCCTTCCAGGAGGAAACCGGCATCTGGATCATGTCCAGTCAGAGATGCAGGAATACTTCGATGGAACGAGAAAGTCATTTTCAGTTCCACTGCATACTCCGGGAACTGATTTTCAGAATTCTGTATGGAAGATCCTTCAGGAGATCCCTTACGGAGAGACACGCTCATACAAGCAACAGGCCATCGCTATCGGAAACCCGAAAGCAGTCAGGGCTGTAGCGTCGGCTAACGGGTATAATAGAGTCGGTATAATAATCCCATGCCATCGGGTCATCGGCTCCGATGGAAGCCTGACCGGCTACGGGGGAGGACTGCACAGAAAAAAATGGCTGCTTGATTTTGAGAAGGCTAATCTTGCTGATTCAAATGACATCTAGAACACATGCGTGAATTTCAGGAAAATCGTGTTTCCCTGCTCCGAGCGTTGGCCGAATCCTGCGGTGCCTCTTTGAAATGCCAGTTGAATCGATCCAAAAGGTGGCTGATATCGATAGACGAAAACAGCCTGAAGGTTTGTGCGATCGATAGACGAATTAGTCTGAAAAAATACGCGCAAAAACAGGTCTTTTGTGAAAAACTGATTTGCTTTCAAAACGTTTATCCAGGTGCTTTCTGACTCAGGGTCCGGGTCCAGGATCAACCGCTGAAACTCATACTTGAGCGAGAGACTGGATGTGACTTTGTATCCCGTCTCAACATTCCAGAGATGGAAATCTGAGTCGAAGTTCCTGCCAAACTCGTAGCCGACCTCTGCCGACTGGAACTCCCGGGTGTTATATCCTGCCGTGATTCCTGCCTGCCTGTTTCGAAAGTCCTTTTCGAATTTCTTGAATTCCTCGGTATACTCGACTTCGAAACCAAAGCGATTATGCAGGTCGATCTCGATGGATTGATCGATCTGCCAGCTTCGGAGGGTTCCATCCTGCCCCCAGTATATATTGTAATTGGATGAGTATTGTGTGCGTTCCAGTGTGCCGTCACTGAAACGGACTTTCTCTATGGCACTGTCGATCTCGCGCCGGTTGTCGTCACGCATGTAACCGATAGCATTGATGTTCTCTGCCACCTGATCTCCGATATGAGTATATCGAACATGAAAATGACCTGTCGGCGAATCATATGAGGGGCGAATGAAATATGCCCAGGTATCACCATCACCCTGGCCGTAGCTTTTGACTAGTTGTGTAGTCATTCCCAGGGTCCTGGTAAAAAACAGCGTTGCGTCGGCGCTTGCCGAGCCTTGATTGTTGCCATTGAGTGCTCGATCAGCAGCCATAAATGAAACATTGGACGAACCCAGGATGTCTCTCTGGACCCGTGCTACAGAGTATGTTGCTTCATCCTGGTCATCCAGAGGATCGGAAATGGCGGAAAGCGCCGCGAAGGTCCATGGTCCCTGTTTCCCCAGAATCTTTCCTCCGACCCTTATATCGGGAATGCGCCGCGAGTAAAATGTGCGGATACGTTGCCTGAAAAGCTCATTACCTTCTATAAAAAACTGGCGTTTCTCTGGCAGGAACAGTTCGAATCGAGACAGGTTTATCTGCTCCTGATCAGCCTCGATGGTCGCGAAATCCGGATTGACGGTCAGATATGCTGCTGTTTTCGGCGTGAGGGCGTAACGGATGTCAATGCCCGCATCCAGTTCACCCTTCTGTTTCTCCTCAAATCGGGAAAGGCCGTATGGGATGATCTGATGCCGCCGGGTGGGTGGAGGTATGTTCAGCTCGACGAGGGTGCCTGCCTGTGAAATACGAAAGCGATTGTCCAGCGGACCTGACCAGAAACTGACTTCCAGATCCCGGCGCTCGGACCTGCCGAAATTAATTCCCCAGGTCACAGATTCCCCAGCATTGTATTTCAGTGAAGTGAAGGGGATAGCGATCTCAACCATCCAGCCTGTCTCCGTGCGGTGCGCCGCGGATCGCCAAGGCGCATCCCATGTGTTGTCCAGCGTTCTGCCATCGTCGCCGATCCGTCCGTCCGTTTGAGTGCCGAGGGCATTGGTCATGAAATAGTAAGCCGTTCGCCGGTCATTATATGTATCGAGCACTAGGATCACCGCGTCATCGTTGAAAAGGTCAGCATCCCGCCTCGTCAACTGTGCGGTAGGAGGCTCCGTATCACTGAGATAGAATGCGACATAGAGATGTTCCGAATCGTACACCACCATCGCACGAGTAATATTTCCCGATGGTTGTCCATGTTTCGGTTCGTACTGTATAAAATCCCGGGCGACGGGAGCATTCTCCCAGACTTTTTCATCAATGATCCCATCAATTACAGGTGGAGTTATAGTCCTGGCAGTTTTAAGCACAAATGACTGATCCGCTAAGGCGGGACTGGATAACGCGAGCAGGATCAGCAAAAGGTGTATTTTTCTCATATTGTATCTGGCCTGGGTCGGGGAGTTATCGCATTACAGGAATCTATTCCACTTCATTTAAGTACTATACATGGCTCGTCTGATGGGGGCTGATTATAATCCCGGACTCTTTCTCAGTCAATGCGTTTGGGCTTTGTGGAGGAATGGTCAAGGCTGTGCTATTTCGTTAAATTATTGTCACGTGTACTTAACACGAACAAACTGTAAGGTTTCTTATCACCACCGGTGGCGGTAACGGTGTTGTCAGTTGGGTCGGAGATTGCTTGGTGCCCCGAGGGTCCGTAAAACCCTAATAATACTAATACTATCAGAAACACAATCAGAAATCGCGATTGACACAGGGCCTCGGTCTGAAATATCCTGTCCTTGTCTATTTCAGGTTATATGGATGGGGGGCGCAAGTCTGGTCCATGATAACCTCACAATGAATCGACAAGGGAAATCCGCTTGACATCAATTCCGGTAGCATGATGGTAAAAGGAAAGTGGTGGCCGGGAAAGTCATATGAATAACATGAACAAACTCAAAATAACCTTCCTCTGCACTGGCAACACCTGCCGTAGTCCGATGGCCGAGGGTCTGCTTCGGGAGATGATGCCCGAGAGTTGGAAGGGCATGGTCGAGGTCTCTTCTGCCGGAGTGATTGCTTATGGAGAGTCGCCTGCGGCTATCGAGGGAGTTGAGGCTCTTCGGGAGAAGGGGATCGATATCAGCACTCATCGTTCCACTCTCCTGACGAGTGAGATCATCGAGAACTCCGACCTGATTGTTACGATGGCCGGCAGCCACGCATCCACTGTTCTGGACATAGCTCCAGATGTTGCCGACAAGGTCCTTATCATAGGAACTCTCGACCCGGACAGGGCCGACCCCGATATTTCAGACCCGGTCGGTCAGGGAATAGAGGTCTACAGGCAGACGAGGGACGAACTTGAGAAATTGATATTGCTCCTCATAAGAGAGATCTCCTCCCGGTTCGATCTGGAAGCTTGATAACCGTGTATTTATCGACGCTGGATCACATGGCTTGTAATCTACTATCGTAATCTATTGCAAATCAATTTGTTACCCGATGCACACTTGAATTTTTCCGATATTCTGCAATTTTCGGCACAAAATGAAAATACTGGTTGCCGGATATGCTCCCATATTACTATAATATCAG
The window above is part of the Candidatus Latescibacterota bacterium genome. Proteins encoded here:
- a CDS encoding methylated-DNA--[protein]-cysteine S-methyltransferase, with the protein product MKKLTFQQKYDAIGNKDTFYEGVFITAVKTTGIFCRPSCRARKPKSENVIFFDTAQEALQNGFRPCKVCRPMEKLDVTPGYIKDIIKELHQDPYLRIRDEDLRERGVEPSQIRRWFKKHHNLTFHTYQRMLRINSAFNSINRGETITNSAFDSGYESLSGFNESYSSIFGASPTNAGEKSVLNIVRFTTPIGPMFACASGEGICLLDFTDRRMLETEFKDLRKRLNAVILPGGNRHLDHVQSEMQEYFDGTRKSFSVPLHTPGTDFQNSVWKILQEIPYGETRSYKQQAIAIGNPKAVRAVASANGYNRVGIIIPCHRVIGSDGSLTGYGGGLHRKKWLLDFEKANLADSNDI
- a CDS encoding low molecular weight protein arginine phosphatase, translated to MNNMNKLKITFLCTGNTCRSPMAEGLLREMMPESWKGMVEVSSAGVIAYGESPAAIEGVEALREKGIDISTHRSTLLTSEIIENSDLIVTMAGSHASTVLDIAPDVADKVLIIGTLDPDRADPDISDPVGQGIEVYRQTRDELEKLILLLIREISSRFDLEA
- a CDS encoding carbohydrate binding family 9 domain-containing protein; protein product: MRKIHLLLILLALSSPALADQSFVLKTARTITPPVIDGIIDEKVWENAPVARDFIQYEPKHGQPSGNITRAMVVYDSEHLYVAFYLSDTEPPTAQLTRRDADLFNDDAVILVLDTYNDRRTAYYFMTNALGTQTDGRIGDDGRTLDNTWDAPWRSAAHRTETGWMVEIAIPFTSLKYNAGESVTWGINFGRSERRDLEVSFWSGPLDNRFRISQAGTLVELNIPPPTRRHQIIPYGLSRFEEKQKGELDAGIDIRYALTPKTAAYLTVNPDFATIEADQEQINLSRFELFLPEKRQFFIEGNELFRQRIRTFYSRRIPDIRVGGKILGKQGPWTFAALSAISDPLDDQDEATYSVARVQRDILGSSNVSFMAADRALNGNNQGSASADATLFFTRTLGMTTQLVKSYGQGDGDTWAYFIRPSYDSPTGHFHVRYTHIGDQVAENINAIGYMRDDNRREIDSAIEKVRFSDGTLERTQYSSNYNIYWGQDGTLRSWQIDQSIEIDLHNRFGFEVEYTEEFKKFEKDFRNRQAGITAGYNTREFQSAEVGYEFGRNFDSDFHLWNVETGYKVTSSLSLKYEFQRLILDPDPESESTWINVLKANQFFTKDLFLRVFFQTNSSIDRTNLQAVFVYRYQPPFGSIQLAFQRGTAGFGQRSEQGNTIFLKFTHVF